The sequence TGCTAATAATGTCGCTCTTAGCATTTTACTTCCTTTTGCTCTTTTTGTTTTTTGCGGAGATTTTTCACGCTCTCGCCTGCGATGCCGTAGTTATTTGTATCGATCTCATCGATAATGACAACGGTATTTTGAGCGCTTCTACCTAAAATTTCGCTTATTAGCTTTGTAACTCCGCTTATCATCTTCTCTTTTTGCTCCACACTTGGGCTATCACCCTCTTTTGTCACGCAAATTTTTACAAACGGCATAGCACTCCTTTTTGTAAATTTAGCACTTAAATTTTAATCAAAACCTATCCACCAAACAAGCTCCCAAATGCGGATATATCGTCACCTCGAAATAAGGCGAGATATTTTGTGATGATTTTGAAAGCTGTGACGTGAAATTTTGGTGCGGATAGAACATATAGTTCATCAAGCCAAAATTTCACTAACTCTTTCAAAAGGGCACAAAAGATAAGCCGCTAGTCTATTTTTAGGACAGATAAAAACGCCTCCTGCGGCAAATTCACCTTACCTATCGCCTTCATCCGTTTCTTACCCTCTTTTTGCTTTTCAAGCAACTTCCTCTTACGAGTGATGTCGCCGCCGTAGCACTTGGCTGTGACGTTTTTACCCATTGATTTTACGGTTTCACGAGCGATTATTTTATTACCGATGCTAGCTTGTATCGCCACTTCAAAGAGCTGGCGCGGCACGATCTCTTTCATCGCCTTTACGAAGTCTCTGCCCTTTGTCTGCGCCTTGCTCTCAGGCACGATGATAGATAGCGCATCGACCGTCTCGCCAGCCACTTTGACATCAAGCTTTACTAGATCTCCCACGCGGTAGTCGCTTGGCTCGTAGTCAAAGCTCGCGTAGCCTTTGGTGCTTGACTTTAGCTTGTCGTAAAAGTCCATCACGATCTCGTTCATCGGTATGTCATACTCAAGCAAAACGCGGTCAGTCGTGATGTAGTCCATCTTTGTTTGTATGCCACGGCGGTTGTTTAAAAGCGTGATAATGTTGCCCAAAAACTCGCTTGGCGTGATGATAGTCGCCTTTACGTATGGCTCAAGGATCGAGTCTATTTTATTGACTGGTGGTAGCTGGCTTGGGTTTTGGATTTTTAAATTTAGCCCGTCAGTTTGGATGACTTCATAAGTCACGGTCGGCGCTGTGGCGATGAGATCAAGATCAAATTCGCGCTCAAGCCTCTCCTTGACGACCTCCATATGAAGTAGC comes from Campylobacter concisus and encodes:
- a CDS encoding 2-hydroxymuconate tautomerase family protein → MPFVKICVTKEGDSPSVEQKEKMISGVTKLISEILGRSAQNTVVIIDEIDTNNYGIAGESVKNLRKKQKEQKEVKC